CTGCACTGGTTCGGCACGGATGAGAATGGGCGCGATGTCTTCTCCCGCGTCGTCTGGGGCGCGCGGGCCTCTCTGATGGCGGGCGTGATCTCCGTCTTCGCCGCCAGTTGCTTCGGCGTGCCGCTGGGGCTGCTGGCGGGCATGGCCGGGGGGTGGGTGGATGCGCTGATCTCCCGTATCGCCGATTCCATGCTCTCCGTGCCCTTCCTGATCCTGGCCATCGCGCTCGCCGCCTTCCTGGGCCCGGCGCTGGAGAATGCGATGCTGGCCATCGCCATCTCCGCCACGCCGATCTTCGTGCGCCTCGCGCGTGGCATGGCGCTGGATGCCAGGAATTCGGAATGGGTGGATGCGTCCCGCGCCATCGGCAACCCGCCCTTCGTCACGGCGCTGCGGCATGTGCTGCCGAATATCCTGGCGCCGCTGCTGGTGCAGGCGACGCTGGCCATCGCCGAGGCCATCATCGCCGAGGCCTCGCTCTCCTTCCTCGGTCTCGGGCAGCAGCCGCCGAACCCCTCCTGGGGCTCGATGCTGAACGGGGCGCAGCGCTTCCTGACCCAGGCGCCCTGGATGTCGATCTATCCGGGCATCGCCATCTTCCTGGTGGTGCTGGCCTTCAACCTGGTGGGCGACGGGCTGCGGGACGCGCTGGACCCACGCAGCGAGACCCGCTGACACGGAATTTCCTTGCGCCCGGCGCGCAGGGGCCCAACCTTTGGGTCCATGCGCGCTGGATTATTTCTGATGGCCGTCCTGGCCTGCACGCCGCCCCTGCTGGCGGCGGCGCAGCCGGCACCCCCTGGCGCCACGGCCCGCAAGGCGGAGCTGGACCGCCTCTTCGCCGCACTCGCGGCCGCGCCGGATGAGATCGCGGCCGCGGCGCTGGAAGCACGCATCCGCGGCCTCTGGATGCAGCAGGCCTCGCCAGCCGTGACGCTGCTGATGCATCGCGGCCAGCGCAACCTGGAAACCGAGGCCAATGAGGACGCGGTGGAGGATTTCGACGCCGCGCTGATCCTGCAGCCCGACTATGCCGATGCCTGGCTGCTGCGCGCCATCGGCCTCAATGCCCTGGGCGACACCGTCGGCGCCGTGAAGGACGTGCAGCAGGCCCTGGTGCTGGAGCCCCGGCGCTTCGATGCCCTGGCGCTGCTCTCCCGCCTGCGGGAGCAGGAGGGAGATCTGCGCGGCGCTCTCCTGAGCTGGGAGGCCGCGCTGAAGATCCACCCGAAGATGGATAATGGCGAGGAACGGCAGCGCGAGCTGCGCCGCCGTGTCGAGGGACAGCCGACCTAGGCGCGCGCTACTTCAGCGCCGCCACCCGCAGCGCATTGGTCGTGCCGGGGGTGCCGAAGGGTACCCCGGCTGTCACCACGATCTCATCCCCGCTTTCGGCGAAGCCTTCCAGCGCGGCTGCGCGGACGGCCTTGGTGACCATGTCCGTCATGCTGTTCGGCTCCTGCGAGGTCATGGGGTGCACGCCCCAGACCACCGCCATGCGCCGCGCCACGGCTTCGCTGCTGGTCAGGCCCAGGATCGGGCTGCCCGGCCGCTCCCGCGCCACGCGCAGCGTGGTGGAGCCGGTGGCGGAGAAGGTGGCGATGACCTTGGCGTCGATCGTCTCCGCCACCTGCCGCGCCGCGGTGGAAATGGCGCCGGCCGAGGTCTTCAATGGCGCGGGCCGCGCCGCGTCGGTCAGCTGCCGCCAGCCGCTGTCCTGCTCCACGCGGGAGAGGATGCGGTCCATCATGTTCACGGCCTCGAAGGGGTATTGCCCCGCCGCGGTCTCGGCCGAAAGCATCACCGCGTCGGCGCCGTCGAAGACCGCCGTGGCGACGTCCGAGGCCTCGGCGCGGGTGGGGGAGGGCGCGCTGATCATGCTCTCCAGCATCTGCGTGGCCACCACCACGGGCTTGCCCAGCTCCCGCGCCGCGCGGACCATGCGCTTCTGGATCAGCGGCACTTCCTCGGGCGGCATCTC
This genomic window from Roseomonas marmotae contains:
- a CDS encoding ABC transporter permease, with protein sequence MSATTVVAESRFQSPGWRAARRFARHRLAMLGMAVVVIFVAIALLAPWVAPYDPIATSWTNIRKPPSALHWFGTDENGRDVFSRVVWGARASLMAGVISVFAASCFGVPLGLLAGMAGGWVDALISRIADSMLSVPFLILAIALAAFLGPALENAMLAIAISATPIFVRLARGMALDARNSEWVDASRAIGNPPFVTALRHVLPNILAPLLVQATLAIAEAIIAEASLSFLGLGQQPPNPSWGSMLNGAQRFLTQAPWMSIYPGIAIFLVVLAFNLVGDGLRDALDPRSETR